Proteins encoded in a region of the Flavobacteriaceae bacterium HL-DH10 genome:
- a CDS encoding DUF4249 family protein codes for MRKIIYILIISLPFISCEDVIQVDLKSAEPRLVIDASLNWLKGSQGNNQYIKLTLSAPFFDSSIPPANGATVIVTDLHNNTFNFIEEENTGLYINNTFIPVIDGVYNLTIIYNNETYTATEKLISVSPIEYVEQKNEGGFSGEEIEIKAFYSDPKGIENYYLFEYSKSRTKSLEVYDDEFTDGNQIFAFYSDENLTTGDELIIKNYGISKQFYEFMNLLLQQTDNESGDPFELQPATVRGNCLNQTNPENYPLGYFKASEVSIFNYTIE; via the coding sequence ATGAGAAAAATAATCTACATATTAATAATAAGTCTGCCATTTATATCTTGTGAGGATGTTATTCAGGTAGACTTAAAATCGGCTGAACCAAGGTTAGTAATAGATGCATCTTTAAATTGGTTAAAAGGTTCTCAGGGAAATAATCAATATATAAAACTTACACTAAGTGCTCCTTTCTTTGACAGTTCGATACCTCCTGCAAATGGGGCTACGGTTATAGTTACAGATTTACACAATAATACTTTTAATTTTATTGAAGAAGAAAATACTGGTTTATACATAAACAACACATTTATACCTGTTATTGATGGCGTTTATAACCTAACTATTATATACAATAATGAAACTTATACCGCTACAGAAAAATTAATATCAGTAAGTCCTATTGAATATGTAGAACAAAAAAATGAAGGAGGGTTTTCTGGTGAGGAAATTGAAATAAAAGCATTTTATTCAGATCCAAAAGGCATCGAAAACTATTATCTATTTGAATATTCAAAAAGTAGAACAAAAAGTCTTGAAGTTTATGATGACGAATTTACTGATGGTAATCAAATTTTTGCTTTTTATTCAGATGAAAATCTAACTACAGGAGATGAACTGATTATAAAAAACTATGGTATTTCAAAGCAGTTCTACGAATTCATGAATCTTTTACTTCAACAAACCGATAATGAATCGGGAGACCCTTTTGAATTACAACCTGCTACGGTAAGAGGTAATTGCTTAAACCAAACAAATCCTGAGAATTATCCGCTAGGGTATTTTAAAGCTTCAGAAGTCTCTATTTTTAACTACACAATTGAGTGA
- a CDS encoding HlyD family secretion protein — protein sequence MIEVGTEVSKIRKTIDELLELQKTFTIYSEDDGMVTYIKEWNGTKKKVGSTISPWEPAIASLPDLTKMESRTYSNEVDIRKIKKDLKVKVGFDAFPDIELDGIVTEVANVGETKAGSDIKLFQVLIKLNGTNKNIRPGMTTSNKILTKQEDNVLMMPLEAIFSKDSISYTYVKSGLSIEKRQVELGSSNNEVIIVNKGLKENDVVYLNKPEDLDDKSITLLK from the coding sequence ATGATTGAAGTAGGAACTGAAGTTTCTAAAATTAGAAAAACAATTGATGAATTATTAGAGTTACAAAAGACATTCACTATTTATTCTGAAGATGATGGCATGGTTACCTACATAAAAGAATGGAATGGTACAAAAAAGAAAGTAGGATCTACAATATCACCTTGGGAACCAGCTATAGCTAGCTTACCTGATTTAACAAAAATGGAATCGAGAACCTATAGTAACGAAGTTGATATTAGAAAGATAAAAAAGGATTTAAAAGTTAAAGTTGGCTTTGATGCATTTCCAGACATAGAATTAGATGGTATAGTAACAGAAGTTGCGAATGTTGGAGAAACCAAAGCAGGATCTGACATTAAACTTTTTCAGGTTTTAATAAAACTTAATGGAACTAATAAAAATATTAGACCTGGCATGACAACTTCTAACAAAATACTTACAAAACAAGAAGATAATGTTTTAATGATGCCTTTAGAAGCTATATTCTCAAAAGACTCTATTAGCTATACTTATGTTAAATCTGGTTTGTCAATCGAAAAAAGACAAGTAGAATTAGGCTCATCTAATAATGAAGTTATTATTGTTAATAAAGGTTTAAAAGAAAATGATGTTGTTTATTTAAATAAACCTGAAGATTTAGATGATAAAAGTATAACGCTATTAAAATAA
- the trmD gene encoding tRNA (guanosine(37)-N1)-methyltransferase TrmD: MRIDIITVLPELLKSPFEASILKRAIEAGLVEVHFHNLRDYTSDNYKSIDDTQFGGGAGMVMMIEPIDKCISALKAERDYDEIIYMTPDGETLKQGIANQLSLKENIIILCGHYKGVDQRVRDHFITREISIGDYVLSGGELGAAVLCDAVIRLIPGVLGNETSALTDSFQDGLLAPPIYTKPRDYKGMKVPELLFGGNFPEIEKWREEQAYLRTKERRPDLLDE; this comes from the coding sequence ATGCGCATAGATATTATAACTGTTTTACCTGAATTACTTAAAAGTCCGTTTGAAGCTTCCATTTTAAAACGTGCTATTGAAGCTGGTTTGGTAGAAGTTCATTTTCATAACTTACGCGATTACACTTCTGATAATTATAAATCTATAGACGATACCCAATTTGGTGGTGGTGCCGGAATGGTGATGATGATAGAGCCTATAGATAAATGTATTTCGGCTTTAAAAGCAGAACGGGATTACGACGAGATAATATACATGACACCAGATGGCGAAACCTTAAAGCAAGGAATTGCCAATCAGTTATCATTAAAAGAGAATATTATTATTCTTTGCGGACATTACAAAGGGGTAGACCAACGGGTACGTGATCATTTTATAACCCGAGAAATATCTATTGGTGACTACGTATTGTCTGGTGGCGAGTTAGGCGCTGCTGTACTTTGCGATGCAGTAATACGTTTAATACCAGGTGTTTTAGGAAACGAAACCTCTGCCCTTACCGACTCGTTTCAAGATGGCTTATTAGCACCACCTATTTACACAAAACCACGTGACTATAAAGGAATGAAGGTTCCTGAGTTATTATTTGGTGGTAACTTCCCGGAAATTGAAAAATGGCGAGAAGAACAGGCGTATTTAAGAACAAAAGAACGTCGTCCAGATTTATTGGATGAATAA
- a CDS encoding NADP-dependent isocitrate dehydrogenase: MSKIIYTKTDEAPALATRSFLPIVKAFVKSSGINIETKDISLAARILAVFPDYLNEDQRVSDDLAILGELAKKPEANIVKLPNISASIPQLKAAIKELQSQGFGIPNYPDEPTTAEEKDINTRYNKIKGSAVNPVLREGNSDRRAPKAVKNYAKNNPHSMGAWTSDSKTHVATMDANDFAHNEKSVTISDATNIKIEHKDSDGNITVLKDSFALLKGEIIDATVMSKKALLNFFEEQIADAKANNILLSLHMKATMMKVSDPIIFGHAVKIFFKDVFTKHAEVLEEIGVDVNNGFGNLVEKIQELPEAKRNEIQADIDAAFKNGPEVAMVNSDKGITNLHVPSDVIIDASMPAMIRTSGQMWNAEGKLQDTKAVIPDSSYAGIYSATIDFCKKNGAFDPTTMGTVPNVGLMAQKAEEYGSHDKTFEIASNGTVSVIDAAGNTLLEHTVEAGDIWRMCQVKDAPIQDWVKLAVTRARASQTPAVFWLDKNRAHDAELIKKVNTYLKDHDTSGLDLRILSPIDATLFTCERLKDGKDTISVSGNVLRDYLTDLFPILEVGTSAKMLSIVPLMNGGGLFETGAGGSAPKHVQQLLEENHLRWDSLGEFLALAVSLVHFSDVNNNPKAKVLGETLDDATDKLLENRKGPSRKAGELDNRGSHFYLAMYWAQELANQTKDASLKAEFTPIAEKLAENETAIINELTEIQGKPVSIGGYYEPNEALINQVMRPSKTFNSILD; the protein is encoded by the coding sequence ATGTCTAAAATTATTTATACAAAAACCGATGAAGCTCCTGCTTTAGCAACACGTTCTTTCTTACCCATAGTTAAAGCTTTTGTAAAGTCTTCTGGTATTAATATAGAAACTAAAGATATTTCTTTAGCAGCAAGAATTTTAGCAGTTTTTCCAGATTACTTAAATGAAGATCAAAGAGTTTCAGATGATTTAGCTATACTTGGTGAATTAGCAAAAAAGCCTGAAGCAAATATTGTAAAACTACCAAATATTAGTGCTTCTATTCCGCAATTAAAAGCAGCAATAAAAGAATTACAATCTCAAGGTTTTGGCATTCCTAATTACCCTGACGAACCAACAACCGCTGAAGAAAAAGATATTAACACACGTTACAATAAAATTAAAGGAAGTGCAGTAAACCCCGTACTTCGTGAAGGAAACTCTGATAGGCGCGCTCCAAAAGCAGTTAAGAATTATGCTAAAAACAATCCACACTCTATGGGAGCTTGGACTAGCGATTCTAAAACACATGTTGCGACAATGGACGCTAATGATTTTGCACATAATGAAAAATCTGTTACCATATCTGATGCTACAAACATAAAAATTGAGCATAAAGATAGTGATGGAAATATAACGGTATTAAAAGATAGTTTTGCATTACTTAAAGGTGAGATAATTGATGCTACAGTAATGAGCAAAAAAGCTTTATTAAACTTTTTTGAAGAGCAAATAGCTGATGCTAAAGCAAATAATATATTGCTTTCATTACACATGAAAGCAACTATGATGAAAGTGAGCGACCCTATTATATTTGGTCATGCTGTAAAAATATTTTTTAAAGACGTATTCACTAAACATGCTGAGGTTTTAGAAGAAATTGGTGTTGATGTTAATAATGGTTTTGGAAACTTAGTTGAAAAAATTCAAGAATTACCAGAGGCTAAACGTAATGAAATTCAAGCTGATATTGATGCTGCTTTTAAAAATGGACCAGAAGTTGCCATGGTAAACAGCGATAAAGGCATTACCAATTTACACGTGCCAAGTGATGTTATTATTGATGCCTCTATGCCAGCAATGATTCGTACTTCTGGACAAATGTGGAATGCCGAAGGCAAATTACAAGATACTAAAGCGGTAATTCCAGATAGTAGTTATGCAGGAATATATTCGGCAACTATAGATTTCTGTAAAAAGAATGGGGCTTTCGATCCTACAACTATGGGAACTGTTCCTAATGTTGGACTAATGGCGCAAAAAGCAGAAGAATATGGTTCTCATGATAAAACATTTGAAATAGCTTCTAACGGAACTGTTAGCGTTATTGATGCTGCTGGCAATACATTATTAGAACATACTGTTGAAGCTGGAGATATTTGGAGAATGTGTCAAGTAAAAGATGCACCAATTCAAGACTGGGTAAAACTAGCTGTTACCCGTGCAAGAGCGTCTCAAACACCTGCTGTTTTCTGGTTAGATAAAAACAGAGCGCATGATGCTGAATTAATTAAAAAAGTAAACACCTATTTAAAAGATCATGATACATCTGGGTTAGACTTAAGAATCTTATCTCCTATTGATGCGACTCTTTTTACTTGTGAAAGATTAAAAGACGGAAAAGATACTATTTCTGTTTCAGGAAATGTATTAAGAGATTATTTAACAGATTTATTCCCAATTTTAGAAGTAGGAACTAGTGCAAAAATGCTATCTATTGTGCCATTAATGAATGGTGGTGGTTTATTTGAAACTGGTGCTGGTGGTTCTGCTCCAAAACATGTGCAACAATTACTAGAAGAAAACCACTTACGTTGGGATTCTTTAGGAGAATTTTTAGCATTAGCTGTATCACTAGTACACTTTAGTGATGTAAACAATAATCCTAAGGCTAAAGTTTTAGGAGAAACTTTAGATGATGCTACCGATAAACTGTTAGAAAACAGAAAAGGTCCTTCAAGAAAAGCAGGAGAGTTAGATAATAGAGGGAGTCATTTTTACTTAGCTATGTATTGGGCTCAGGAATTAGCGAATCAAACTAAAGATGCTAGTTTAAAAGCAGAGTTTACTCCTATAGCTGAAAAATTAGCAGAAAATGAAACTGCAATTATAAATGAACTAACCGAAATACAAGGTAAACCAGTTAGTATAGGGGGTTATTATGAGCCTAACGAAGCTTTAATTAACCAAGTTATGCGACCAAGTAAAACATTTAATAGTATATTAGACTAA
- a CDS encoding DUF885 domain-containing protein — protein sequence MKTFIAKSIIISVTLVFLFISSCKETSKEDVVVNQTEALNKWFDDKYEESLQMSPLGLTAQGRKDHYDKIDDLSKKAEDEQLAWYTEVTKELEETFDYDSLNDQDKTSYDLWVYQYEALKESHSYRDMDYVFDQMRGLHTGLPTYLINFHKVDSLADMTAYILRIKESGRAMNQLIDRAKKQSASGILPPKFTFETLITQTKSLVDGTPLLNDMYGKIDKLMASQDISSEQADALKEKSEKAISSYFKPSYENLLTWLETEIDNAEATPTGVSRHPNGKDFYNHRLKVFTTTDLTADEIHEIGLSEVARIKGEMLAIKDKVGFEGDLDAFFNFVNTDEQFFFPNTDEGRQAYLDESTKYLDELTEKLPDFFGILPKAKLEVRRVEAFREQDGAPQHYRGGTPDGSRAGTYYVHLSNMNAMPKATMEGVAYHEGNPGHHMQISIAQELESVPKFRTQAGFSVYSEGWALYSETLAKEMGGYENPYYDFGRLVNEIWRAIRLVVDTGLHSKGWTEAEAIKYFADNSSIADGAIIAEVQRYMVMPGQATSYKIGMLKIQELRQHAEDELGVKFDIKGFHDTILGGGALPLELLERRVNAWINSMSESEGIKM from the coding sequence ATGAAAACATTCATTGCTAAAAGTATTATAATATCAGTTACACTTGTTTTTCTATTCATTTCTTCTTGCAAAGAAACATCCAAAGAAGATGTAGTTGTCAATCAAACAGAGGCACTTAACAAATGGTTTGATGATAAATATGAAGAGTCTCTGCAGATGAGTCCCCTTGGTCTTACTGCTCAAGGACGTAAAGATCATTATGATAAAATTGATGATTTAAGCAAAAAAGCCGAGGATGAGCAATTAGCTTGGTACACGGAAGTTACTAAAGAACTAGAAGAAACATTTGATTACGACAGCCTTAATGATCAAGACAAAACATCCTATGATTTGTGGGTGTATCAATACGAAGCTTTAAAAGAAAGTCATTCATATAGAGATATGGATTATGTTTTTGATCAAATGCGAGGCTTACATACCGGACTTCCAACGTATTTAATCAATTTTCATAAAGTGGACAGTCTTGCTGATATGACTGCTTATATTTTGAGGATTAAAGAATCTGGAAGAGCCATGAATCAATTGATAGATAGAGCAAAAAAGCAGTCTGCCTCAGGTATTCTACCTCCAAAATTTACTTTTGAAACATTGATTACACAAACGAAATCATTAGTAGATGGTACACCTTTACTTAATGACATGTACGGAAAAATTGATAAGCTTATGGCATCTCAAGATATAAGTTCTGAACAAGCTGATGCTCTTAAGGAAAAATCAGAAAAAGCGATTTCTTCTTATTTTAAACCTTCTTATGAGAATCTTTTAACGTGGCTAGAAACTGAAATTGACAATGCTGAAGCAACACCAACAGGAGTAAGTCGTCATCCTAATGGCAAAGATTTTTACAATCACAGATTAAAGGTGTTTACAACTACAGACCTTACTGCAGATGAAATTCATGAAATAGGACTTAGTGAAGTTGCTAGAATAAAGGGAGAAATGCTAGCTATTAAGGACAAGGTAGGTTTTGAAGGTGATTTAGATGCCTTCTTTAATTTTGTAAATACAGATGAGCAGTTTTTCTTTCCCAATACTGATGAAGGACGTCAAGCATACCTTGATGAGTCCACTAAGTATTTAGATGAATTAACCGAAAAATTACCAGATTTTTTTGGGATTCTACCTAAAGCCAAATTAGAAGTTAGGAGGGTAGAGGCTTTTAGAGAGCAAGATGGCGCTCCACAACACTATAGAGGAGGAACACCAGATGGATCAAGAGCTGGAACGTATTATGTACATCTTTCTAATATGAACGCTATGCCAAAAGCTACAATGGAAGGAGTCGCTTATCATGAAGGTAATCCTGGACATCATATGCAAATTTCCATAGCTCAAGAGCTAGAATCTGTTCCTAAATTTAGAACACAAGCAGGATTTAGTGTGTACAGTGAAGGTTGGGCATTATACTCTGAGACTTTGGCAAAAGAAATGGGAGGTTACGAAAACCCTTATTACGATTTTGGTCGTTTGGTAAATGAAATATGGAGAGCCATCAGATTAGTAGTTGATACAGGATTACATTCTAAAGGATGGACTGAAGCGGAAGCGATTAAGTACTTTGCTGATAATTCTTCTATTGCAGATGGAGCAATAATAGCAGAAGTGCAACGCTATATGGTAATGCCAGGACAAGCGACGTCTTACAAAATAGGAATGCTTAAAATTCAGGAATTAAGGCAACATGCTGAAGATGAATTGGGAGTCAAATTTGATATTAAGGGATTTCATGATACCATTTTGGGAGGTGGTGCTTTACCATTGGAGTTATTAGAACGTAGAGTGAATGCTTGGATAAACTCCATGAGTGAAAGCGAGGGAATAAAAATGTAA
- a CDS encoding ABC transporter permease, which yields MIDKILLEKLKSTFNEAFWFIKTNKVRTFLTALGIIFGVASVITMLAIGNGAEKEILAQLELVGVNNIVVTPIPDEKDEDTEDNEEENNKPESKRFSKGLDVLDALNIQKNIPSVKLTSPEIILNTYVINNGKQNTVKLIGISPEFFEASNINLEKGKSFSKYQIKNALPVCIVGKKVEKKLFTGESAIGKHIKVKDVWLQVIGVIEEKLISDKAQENLGIRDLNEDVYIPINTFLVRYIDRKIISDKINANRNNQNQNGPKKSIPRGNYHQIDKLTIQVSNSNELKATAEVVSKMLKRRHNDVLDFEITIPIQLLKQQQKTKQIFNIVLSIIAGISLLIGGIGIMNIMLASVLERTKEIGIIRAIGATEEDVILQFLSESILISVGGGIIGIIVGVIGAYVIEIVSGIETVLSINSILLSFFIAVLVGLIFGIFPAKAAANKRPIEALRTE from the coding sequence ATGATAGATAAAATACTTTTAGAAAAACTTAAATCTACATTTAATGAAGCATTTTGGTTTATTAAAACAAATAAAGTTAGAACTTTTTTAACTGCTTTAGGTATTATTTTTGGTGTAGCTTCGGTAATTACGATGCTTGCAATTGGTAATGGCGCTGAAAAAGAAATATTAGCCCAACTTGAACTAGTAGGGGTTAATAATATCGTTGTAACTCCCATACCTGACGAAAAAGATGAAGATACCGAAGACAATGAGGAGGAAAATAATAAGCCTGAATCTAAACGATTTTCTAAGGGACTGGATGTATTAGATGCTCTAAACATTCAAAAAAACATACCCAGTGTAAAACTTACTAGTCCAGAAATAATTTTAAACACTTATGTCATTAACAATGGCAAACAAAACACGGTTAAACTTATAGGAATCTCTCCAGAATTTTTTGAAGCCTCTAACATAAATTTAGAAAAAGGCAAATCGTTTTCTAAGTATCAAATTAAGAATGCATTACCTGTATGCATTGTTGGTAAAAAAGTCGAGAAAAAACTATTTACAGGAGAAAGTGCTATTGGTAAACATATTAAAGTAAAAGATGTTTGGTTACAAGTTATTGGTGTTATAGAAGAAAAATTAATATCAGATAAGGCTCAAGAAAATTTAGGAATAAGAGACTTAAATGAAGATGTTTATATCCCTATAAACACTTTTTTAGTTAGATATATAGACCGAAAAATAATTAGTGATAAAATTAATGCTAATAGAAACAACCAAAACCAAAATGGTCCCAAAAAAAGTATTCCTAGAGGGAATTATCATCAAATAGACAAATTAACCATTCAAGTTTCAAATTCAAATGAATTAAAAGCTACTGCTGAAGTGGTAAGTAAAATGCTTAAACGCAGACATAATGATGTCTTAGATTTTGAAATAACAATCCCAATCCAACTGCTAAAACAACAACAAAAAACAAAGCAAATTTTCAATATAGTGCTTAGTATTATTGCAGGGATATCGCTACTTATTGGAGGTATTGGTATTATGAATATTATGCTTGCTTCTGTACTAGAAAGAACCAAAGAAATAGGAATTATTCGCGCTATTGGTGCCACAGAAGAAGATGTTATTCTTCAATTTTTATCAGAATCGATACTCATTAGTGTTGGAGGAGGTATTATTGGAATTATTGTTGGAGTTATTGGCGCTTATGTCATTGAAATCGTTTCAGGAATAGAAACCGTTTTATCTATAAATTCCATCCTACTTTCCTTTTTTATTGCCGTTCTTGTCGGGTTAATTTTTGGAATATTTCCAGCAAAAGCTGCTGCTAACAAAAGACCAATAGAAGCTTTAAGAACAGAATAA
- the rplS gene encoding 50S ribosomal protein L19: protein MESLVKFVQDEFVTKKEFPVFAAGDTITVFYEIREGEKVRTQFFRGVVIQRRGSGSSETFTIRKMSGTIGVERIFPVNLPALQKIEVNKRGKVRRARIFYFRGLTGKKARITERRR from the coding sequence ATGGAATCTTTAGTAAAATTTGTTCAAGACGAATTTGTAACAAAAAAAGAATTCCCAGTATTTGCAGCTGGAGACACCATTACAGTTTTCTACGAAATTAGAGAGGGTGAAAAAGTACGTACTCAGTTTTTTAGAGGTGTAGTAATACAAAGAAGAGGATCTGGTTCTTCAGAAACTTTTACAATTAGAAAAATGTCTGGTACTATTGGTGTAGAGCGTATCTTCCCAGTAAACTTACCTGCATTACAAAAAATTGAAGTTAACAAACGTGGTAAAGTACGTAGAGCTCGTATCTTCTACTTTAGAGGTCTTACTGGTAAAAAAGCCAGAATTACTGAGCGTAGACGTTAA
- a CDS encoding TonB-dependent receptor: MYKIISCIIVTLCFNLLVLNAQEKYTFSGTILEEKSNESLIGVNIIFPELSTGTTTNEYGFYSITLPKGNYNIVISYLGYNSITETILLSEDITKNYALSDSAENLEEIIITKNIEKLNIKAPQMSVNKLTSNTIKDIPVVLGESDIIKAITLLPGVTSAGEGASGFNVRGGAVDQNLILLDEAIIYNSSHLFGFFSVFNPDAIKDLKLYKGGIPSRYGGRVSSVLDIYQKEGNSKEFHMNGGIGIVSSRLLAEGPIKKDKGSFLFGGRSSYAHLFLPLFDNDNIAYFYDLNTKLSYKINNRNNIYLSGYFGRDVFRIQDTFENIYGNSVLNFRWNHLFSDKLFSNLSFIYSDYYYDLKLNFVEFEWVSGIQNFNLKYDFKHYIADNFKLQYGWNSIYYKFNPGDIKPTVESSGINPFKLTDKYAFENAFYLDAEHKISDKLALSYGLRFSTFHRLGQDELNIYENNQAVIFNNDFKIYEKAAPTNIETYKRSDVIAKFFNIEPRASLTFQLNTTSSIKTSYNRMSQYLHLLSNTNSPTPLDVWTPSGKYIKPQLLDQFAIGYFKNFNDNTYSLEVESFFKTIKNRIDYIDGADLVANNAIEQVILNGKARAYGLEFLLRKNEGRFKGWLAYTLSKSEQQTKGRTPNELGINNGNWYKTPYDKTHDISLTGSYELNNKWKFSTNFLFQTGQPATFPNGQYQFNGIIIPNYNNRNSNRLPAYNRLDISATYTPKPTKNTGWQSYWVFGIYNAYNRKNASSINFGRNYDTGVNEATRLSIFGIVPSISYNFKL; the protein is encoded by the coding sequence ATGTATAAAATTATTTCGTGCATTATTGTCACGCTCTGTTTTAATCTTCTAGTGTTAAACGCTCAAGAAAAATATACATTTAGCGGTACTATTCTAGAGGAAAAAAGTAATGAATCGCTTATTGGAGTTAATATTATTTTTCCAGAATTATCTACAGGAACTACTACCAATGAATATGGCTTTTATTCCATAACACTTCCTAAAGGAAATTACAATATAGTCATTAGCTATTTAGGCTACAATTCAATAACAGAAACCATTTTACTTTCAGAAGACATCACAAAAAATTATGCATTATCTGATTCTGCTGAAAATTTAGAAGAAATAATTATCACCAAAAACATTGAAAAGCTAAATATAAAAGCACCCCAAATGAGTGTTAATAAGTTAACCTCTAACACTATTAAAGACATCCCCGTTGTACTTGGCGAATCAGACATTATAAAAGCAATTACCTTACTCCCTGGTGTTACTAGTGCAGGCGAAGGCGCTTCTGGTTTTAATGTTAGAGGTGGTGCAGTAGATCAAAATTTAATTCTTTTAGATGAAGCTATTATTTATAACTCGTCACATTTATTCGGGTTCTTTTCTGTTTTTAACCCCGATGCTATAAAAGATCTTAAACTATACAAAGGTGGCATTCCATCGCGCTATGGTGGACGTGTATCATCGGTATTAGACATCTACCAAAAAGAAGGGAATAGCAAAGAATTTCATATGAATGGTGGTATTGGTATTGTTTCTAGTAGGTTACTTGCCGAAGGTCCTATAAAAAAAGACAAAGGATCTTTTCTGTTTGGAGGAAGGTCTAGTTATGCGCACTTATTTTTACCGCTTTTTGACAACGATAATATTGCGTATTTCTATGATTTAAACACCAAATTAAGCTATAAAATAAACAATAGAAATAATATTTATCTATCAGGGTATTTTGGTCGTGATGTCTTCAGAATTCAGGATACGTTTGAAAACATTTATGGTAATTCTGTTTTAAATTTTAGATGGAATCACTTATTTTCAGATAAATTATTTTCAAACCTGTCTTTCATTTATTCTGATTATTATTATGATTTAAAATTAAATTTTGTCGAATTTGAATGGGTTTCGGGCATTCAAAATTTCAATTTAAAATACGATTTCAAACACTATATAGCTGATAATTTCAAACTACAATATGGATGGAATAGTATTTATTATAAGTTTAATCCTGGCGATATAAAACCAACTGTAGAATCTTCAGGAATAAACCCTTTTAAACTCACCGATAAATATGCCTTTGAAAATGCATTCTATCTGGATGCTGAACATAAAATATCAGACAAATTAGCATTATCTTACGGGTTACGCTTTAGTACTTTTCATCGCCTAGGTCAAGATGAACTTAATATATATGAAAACAACCAAGCTGTTATTTTTAATAATGATTTTAAAATATATGAAAAGGCGGCTCCTACTAATATCGAAACTTATAAACGAAGTGACGTTATCGCTAAGTTTTTTAATATTGAACCTAGAGCTTCATTAACCTTCCAACTTAACACTACAAGTTCTATTAAAACAAGTTATAATAGAATGAGTCAGTATTTACATTTATTATCTAATACTAATTCTCCAACACCATTAGATGTTTGGACGCCTAGTGGTAAATATATTAAACCGCAATTATTAGATCAATTTGCTATTGGCTATTTTAAAAACTTTAATGACAATACTTATTCTTTAGAAGTTGAAAGTTTCTTTAAAACTATAAAAAATAGAATTGATTATATAGATGGAGCTGATTTGGTAGCAAATAATGCTATTGAACAAGTTATTTTAAATGGTAAAGCAAGAGCCTATGGTTTAGAATTTCTATTGAGAAAAAACGAAGGTCGATTTAAAGGCTGGCTAGCTTATACCCTATCTAAATCTGAACAGCAAACAAAAGGAAGAACTCCAAACGAACTTGGTATAAACAATGGTAATTGGTATAAAACACCTTATGATAAAACGCATGACATTTCCTTAACAGGCAGTTATGAATTAAACAACAAATGGAAATTCAGTACCAATTTTTTATTTCAAACTGGACAACCAGCTACATTTCCAAATGGACAATATCAATTTAATGGTATCATTATTCCAAACTATAACAATAGAAATTCCAATAGGCTCCCGGCTTATAATCGCTTAGATATTTCTGCAACGTATACTCCTAAACCTACAAAAAATACAGGCTGGCAAAGTTACTGGGTGTTTGGTATATACAATGCTTATAATCGTAAAAATGCCAGTTCTATTAATTTTGGTAGAAACTATGATACTGGAGTCAATGAAGCTACTCGTTTATCGATTTTTGGAATTGTCCCATCAATATCTTATAATTTTAAGCTTTAA